From the genome of Vanessa atalanta chromosome 30, ilVanAtal1.2, whole genome shotgun sequence, one region includes:
- the LOC125075235 gene encoding zinc finger protein OZF-like isoform X1, which yields MAVDLKFNLNVSLNRDETRVSQDKICISCLKKEVPFITLSNCVHIKVFDFLLDCKMELLDHLICYTCHSVIKKIQDFKNQVNHSMNKLYHESKYLKTVNVYTQSLQFSNIEINSTIKSQPIEVQILEPTATDTFIDIETEVKIERKSDTEQDVPLIELQKEKKRTKVSKAKTPLQKKYEGKIRTIMLSEEEMLDERKDEALKNSYLKLPFKCAFCITGFDHELTLKNHMEKRHGKKSDGIECKICNSILGTKTSYDEHYKRHFRRYECVECGRRNNNVYTVLKHYNECHGRIKTKFSCKLCDFSTESHRIYRYHRDKHRTKKVECELCGNSFVNNAGLKIHMLCVCSTVHRQSSRVYSCDKCGKVYRAKSGLAAHAAKHSPAAPAYCADCGTHFQTHLGLKYHLKHHSRHSDKRFACNECDAKFIVKRSLQDHIDWMHLNNTEHACNKCTKVFINSASLKKHREFVHEKKRPPRNKICDHCGRGFTSLSILRSHIRTHTGERPLQCAQCPATFAHSAALYTHNKLLHTKT from the exons atggctgtagatttaaaatttaatttaaatgttagttTAAATAGGGATGAGACAAGAGTGTCTCAAGATAAGATTTGCatttcttgtttaaaaaaagaagtgcCTTTTATAACTTTGTCAAATTGTGTACATATTAAGGTTTTCGATTTTCTACTGGACTGTAAG atgGAGTTACTGGACCATTTAATATGCTACACATGCCATagtgtgataaaaaaaatacaagacttTAAAAATCAAGTCAATCACAGCATGAATAAATTGTATCATGAG TCAAAATATCTGAAAACAGTGAATGTATACACACAGAGTcttcaattttcaaatatagaaataaattcaacaataaAATCACAACCGATCGAAGTTCAAATATTAGAACCGACAGCCACAGATACATTCATAGATATAGAAACGGAAGTTAAAATCGAACGTAAATCCGACACCGAACAGGACGTGCCTTTGATAGAGTTgcagaaagaaaaaaaaagaacgaaagTCAGCAAGGCGAAGAcgccattacaaaaaaaatacgaagGGAAAATACGTACAATAATGCTGAGCGAGGAGGAAATGCTGGATGAAAGGAAAGATGAAGCGTTGAAgaacagttatttaaaattaccattTAAATGTGCATTTTGTATAACGGGTTTCGACCATGAATTGACATTGAAAAATCACATGGAGAAACGTCACGGTAAA AAGAGCGACGGCATTGAATGTAAGATCTGCAATTCAATTCTGGGCACGAAGACGTCGTACGATGAACATTATAAAAGGCATTTTAGAAG ATACGAGTGCGTTGAATGCGGCCGACGCAATAACAACGTCTATACGGTGCTGAAGCATTACAACGAATGTCATGGAAGGATAAAGACGAAGTTCTCGTGTAAATTATGTGATTTTTCCACAGa GTCGCACAGAATCTACCGTTATCACCGCGACAAGCATCGCACGAAGAAGGTCGAATGTGAACTGTGTGGCAACTCCTTTGTCAACAATGCCGGCCTGAAGATTCATATGT TGTGTGTGTGCAGCACGGTGCACCGGCAGTCGAGTCGCGTGTATTCGTGCGACAAGTGCGGCAAGGTGTACCGCGCCAAGTCCGGTCTGGCGGCGCACGCGGCGAAGCActcgcccgccgcgcccgcgtaCTGCGCCGACTGCGGCACGCACTTCCAGACGCACCTCGGCCTCAAGTACCACCTCAAGCACCACTCGCGGCACAGCGACAAGAG ATTCGCCTGTAACGAATGCGATGCGAAATTCATAGTAAAGAGGTCGCTTCAAGACCACATAGACTGGATGCACTTGAACAACACTGAACACGCTTGCAACAAATGTACAAAG GTATTTATAAACAGTGCCAGTTTAAAGAAGCACAGGGAATTTGTCCATGAAAAGAAAAGGCCGCCGAGGAATAAGATCTGCGATCATTGCGGGAGAGGATTCACG TCGCTGTCTATCCTGCGGTCGCACATCCGAACGCACACGGGCGAGCGTCCCCTGCAGTGCGCGCAGTGCCCCGCCACCTtcgcgcactccgccgcgctcTACACGCACAACAAGCTATTACACACTAAAACCTAA
- the LOC125075235 gene encoding zinc finger protein OZF-like isoform X2 — MAVDLKFNLNVSLNRDETRVSQDKICISCLKKEVPFITLSNCVHIKVFDFLLDCKMELLDHLICYTCHSVIKKIQDFKNQVNHSMNKLYHESKYLKTVNVYTQSLQFSNIEINSTIKSQPIEVQILEPTATDTFIDIETEVKIERKSDTEQDVPLIELQKEKKRTKVSKAKTPLQKKYEGKIRTIMLSEEEMLDERKDEALKNSYLKLPFKCAFCITGFDHELTLKNHMEKRHGKKSDGIECKICNSILGTKTSYDEHYKRHFRRYECVECGRRNNNVYTVLKHYNECHGRIKTKFSCKLCDFSTESHRIYRYHRDKHRTKKVECELCGNSFVNNAGLKIHMFTVHRQSSRVYSCDKCGKVYRAKSGLAAHAAKHSPAAPAYCADCGTHFQTHLGLKYHLKHHSRHSDKRFACNECDAKFIVKRSLQDHIDWMHLNNTEHACNKCTKVFINSASLKKHREFVHEKKRPPRNKICDHCGRGFTSLSILRSHIRTHTGERPLQCAQCPATFAHSAALYTHNKLLHTKT; from the exons atggctgtagatttaaaatttaatttaaatgttagttTAAATAGGGATGAGACAAGAGTGTCTCAAGATAAGATTTGCatttcttgtttaaaaaaagaagtgcCTTTTATAACTTTGTCAAATTGTGTACATATTAAGGTTTTCGATTTTCTACTGGACTGTAAG atgGAGTTACTGGACCATTTAATATGCTACACATGCCATagtgtgataaaaaaaatacaagacttTAAAAATCAAGTCAATCACAGCATGAATAAATTGTATCATGAG TCAAAATATCTGAAAACAGTGAATGTATACACACAGAGTcttcaattttcaaatatagaaataaattcaacaataaAATCACAACCGATCGAAGTTCAAATATTAGAACCGACAGCCACAGATACATTCATAGATATAGAAACGGAAGTTAAAATCGAACGTAAATCCGACACCGAACAGGACGTGCCTTTGATAGAGTTgcagaaagaaaaaaaaagaacgaaagTCAGCAAGGCGAAGAcgccattacaaaaaaaatacgaagGGAAAATACGTACAATAATGCTGAGCGAGGAGGAAATGCTGGATGAAAGGAAAGATGAAGCGTTGAAgaacagttatttaaaattaccattTAAATGTGCATTTTGTATAACGGGTTTCGACCATGAATTGACATTGAAAAATCACATGGAGAAACGTCACGGTAAA AAGAGCGACGGCATTGAATGTAAGATCTGCAATTCAATTCTGGGCACGAAGACGTCGTACGATGAACATTATAAAAGGCATTTTAGAAG ATACGAGTGCGTTGAATGCGGCCGACGCAATAACAACGTCTATACGGTGCTGAAGCATTACAACGAATGTCATGGAAGGATAAAGACGAAGTTCTCGTGTAAATTATGTGATTTTTCCACAGa GTCGCACAGAATCTACCGTTATCACCGCGACAAGCATCGCACGAAGAAGGTCGAATGTGAACTGTGTGGCAACTCCTTTGTCAACAATGCCGGCCTGAAGATTCATATGTT CACGGTGCACCGGCAGTCGAGTCGCGTGTATTCGTGCGACAAGTGCGGCAAGGTGTACCGCGCCAAGTCCGGTCTGGCGGCGCACGCGGCGAAGCActcgcccgccgcgcccgcgtaCTGCGCCGACTGCGGCACGCACTTCCAGACGCACCTCGGCCTCAAGTACCACCTCAAGCACCACTCGCGGCACAGCGACAAGAG ATTCGCCTGTAACGAATGCGATGCGAAATTCATAGTAAAGAGGTCGCTTCAAGACCACATAGACTGGATGCACTTGAACAACACTGAACACGCTTGCAACAAATGTACAAAG GTATTTATAAACAGTGCCAGTTTAAAGAAGCACAGGGAATTTGTCCATGAAAAGAAAAGGCCGCCGAGGAATAAGATCTGCGATCATTGCGGGAGAGGATTCACG TCGCTGTCTATCCTGCGGTCGCACATCCGAACGCACACGGGCGAGCGTCCCCTGCAGTGCGCGCAGTGCCCCGCCACCTtcgcgcactccgccgcgctcTACACGCACAACAAGCTATTACACACTAAAACCTAA